From one Malus sylvestris chromosome 1, drMalSylv7.2, whole genome shotgun sequence genomic stretch:
- the LOC126633182 gene encoding probable calcium-binding protein CML18, with the protein MEEEQMAQLRKIFRSFDGNKDGSLTEPELGSLLRSLGLKPSHEQLQALIRKSDTNHNGLVGFSEFVALMRPDLNGLLQDDARCPCSYSEDQLREMFSMFDRDANGYISPAELAHSMAKLGHPLTVQELFGMMNEADTDRDGLIDFHEFSRAITSAAFLNINA; encoded by the coding sequence ATGGAGGAGGAGCAGATGGCACAGCTGCGCAAGATCTTCCGATCGTTTGACGGCAACAAAGACGGCAGCTTGACCGAGCCGGAGTTGGGGTCACTGCTGCGGTCGCTTGGGCTGAAGCCGAGCCATGAGCAGCTGCAGGCTCTGATTCGAAAGTCGGATACCAACCACAACGGATTGGTCGGGTTCTCGGAGTTCGTGGCGCTGATGAGGCCGGACCTCAACGGACTCTTGCAAGACGACGCCAGGTGCCCGTGTTCGTACAGTGAGGATCAGTTGAGGGAGATGTTCAGCATGTTCGACAGGGACGCCAACGGGTACATCAGCCCGGCGGAACTGGCCCACTCGATGGCCAAGCTGGGCCACCCACTCACGGTTCAGGAGTTGTTCGGCATGATGAACGAGGCGGATACCGACCGCGATGGCCTTATCGATTTTCACGAGTTTTCCAGGGCCATCACCTCAGCCGCTTTCCTTAATATCAATGCTTAA